DNA from Candidatus Parvarchaeota archaeon:
CGAGCTTGCTGGGGTAAGGGCGCCCCGGCCAGTCATTTCCATGGGAAACGTTCTTGTAATGGAGTTTTTGGGTGAAAATGGGGTGCCGTTTTCAACCCTTGACAAGACAGGAAGCCTGCAGCCTGAGCAGGACCTGCAAATGCTTTTAGAGGATGTAAAAAAGCTTTACCAGGCAGGGCTTGTTCACTCTGACCTGTCCCAATATAATGTAATAATGGATGACAGGGGGCCTTACATGATTGACCTTGGGCAGGGAGTCGTGCTCAAGCACCCTCGCGCCGAGGATTTTTTGAGAAGGGACATAGGCAATCTCCTGAAATATTTTGAAAAGTATGGGATTGAGAGGGACTTGGAAGAAGTAATTAGCTTGGTTAAAGAGGGATAAGATGAGGATGGCTCTTTTGATATTGGCTGCATGCCTTGTGCTTGTAATTGGGTGCACTGACACGCCAAAACCGGACATGGGAGATTATAAGGAAGTAAGCAGGGAAACTTGGGACAGGGCACAAGCCGAATGCGGCTGGTGCATCGGGAATATTTCAGTTGATTACCCGATTGGGAAAAGCGTTACCAGTTCATTTAAGTGCGCAGGCATTAATAGCTACAATATTACAAGGAAAAGCGGCGACTTAATCCGCCTGGACAGGGACTATAAGACGCAACCCAAAAATTACGGCGTTGGCGACTTAACAGTTGGGAAATATTACGTGGTTGATTATTCAAAAGTCGATTATACCAAAGTAGATGTGCTTACATCTTTTTACAGCATTGAGAAGGACGGGCTTGTTTTAAAAAACTTTGGAGCCGACGTAAAATGCCTTTTGGAAAAGGGCATCATTGACTAGGCAGATTGCAAATCTAGGGGCTGACAAGCGCAGCGAGTTTCAGCACTCAAGACCGAAAAATCCGCAAGGATTTTTTGGGATTTGTCGCGCAAGCGACAAACGAGGGCTGACGAGCGCCAGCGAGTTTCAGCACTCAAGATCGTCATCATTGGCGTCTTTTTCAAGAAGCGTCAGAAAATCTAGTGCTCATCACAGGCATATTCCTACTCAAACATTTATATTGCTGCAGAATTACAAAGCAAGAGTATGGCAATTCAGCAGCTGCAGTATGCGGAATATGCAATAGCCTTTGTGACTATTTTCACCTTTGTCTTTCTAATTGTCGCATATTTAAACAACAGGGGCAGGATGAAAGAAGCTCTTGGGAAGCCAAAAAGGCTGCCAGAAGTCACGGTTCTTGTCCCAGCATACAACGAAGAGGAGTATCTTGCTGGAACTCTCAAGTCTTTGCTTGCCCTTGACTACCCAAAAAGCAAGCTGAAGATAGTTGTAATCAACGATGGCTCGACAGACGGAACAGGCAATGTTGCGGCAGGATTTGCAAGATTTGGGGTCGGAATCATCAGCAAGAAGAACAGCGGGAAGGCTGACAGCCTCAATGTTGGGCTTGGTAAAGTCAGGACAGAACTTGTGGCTACGATGGATGCCGACTCGTATGTTGCCCCTGATGCGCTTGCCAAAATTGTCGGGCACTTTGAGGACAGGCGAGTCGGGGCAGTAGCCTCCTGCGTCCTTGCAAAAAGCTCAGGCAACTTCCTTGGCGAGATTCAAAGGCTGGAATACATGTTCACGATTTTCACAAGAAGGATACTCGATTTTCTCAACTGCGTGACAGTCACGCCTGGGCCGTTTTCGGTTTTCAGGACAAGGGCCTTGAAAAAAATAGGCGGGTATGACCCAAAAAGCCTTGTTGAGGACCAGGAAGTAGCGCTTAACATGCAGCAGCATGGCTGGAAAATCAGGACTGCCCCGGAAGCAATGGTCTATTCTGAAACGCCAAAAACCTTTCAGGAACTTATGGGCCAGCGGGTCAGGTGGCAGAGGGGAGGGCTTTACAATGCCCTGAAATACAGGTTCCTTATCGGCCTTAAATGGGGCGACTTGGGCGTTGTGATAATGCCAAACACGCTTCTTGGCTACCTGTTTTTGACAATAGTGCCAATAATAGTCCTAATCAGCATCATGACAAGCTCGATTTACGCAAGCTACCTTGGATGGGAGGGGGTGAGGCTGAGCATCGGCCCGCTCCACATAATGGCAGCACTCATGCTGCTTGCAGGCTTTGCATGGCTGTATTATGGAATGAACGAGTTCTACGAAAATGAGAGGCTGTCGTTTCCAACCGTGGCAGTTTTTATCATCGCCTATCCGATACTCCTTTTCATCTTCTGGTTATTTGCCGCATATATGGAGGTAACAAAGCAGGCTAAAAGCTGGTAGAAAGTTTGCCAAGAAATCAAGAAATGCTAAGTTGGGGGAAAAGTCTTTCAACATCAATATGTTTTTATACGTGAAACTTCAAAGTTGGTCCCATGAGAAAAATCAGTTTCAATCTTATTGCGGCCTCGTTTTTCATAACAGCCCTGATATTCATTGCGGGCATATTTGTAGGCAAGGCGCTTGACAAGGGAACTGTGGATGAGTTTGGCCAAAGCGTGCTTTCGCTTACTGACAGAGTAAGTGCAAGCACCGCCATAATGCTGCTTGACAGCACTCCAGACATGTGCCCGCTTCTTGAAAGCGAGCAGGAGCAGATAGAAAACGATGTCAACCTGCTTGGCTACAAAATTTCCTTCCTCGAGGATACCAGAAACATTGCAGATGAAAAGCTTAAGGGAAAGTACATGAACTTGCAGCTTAATTCATACCTTCTTTCAAACAAAGTCAAGCAAATTTGCAGCCAAAACTTCACCTCCGTTGTGATGTTCTACTCAAGCAAGCAGTGCACCAAAGAGTGCAAGGAGCAGGAAACGGAGCTTTTTGAGATTAAAAAAAGCGGACCGCACTGGGTCAAGATTTACTCATTTGACGCAGGCATTGGAAGCGCAAGCGTGCAGGTGCTTGCAAACAAGTACAGGATAGAAAAATATCCGACCATTTTAATTGAGGACAAAAAATACGAAGGGCTTGTTGGCAGGGAAAAGCTTGAAAAGATAATTGGGGAGCTTCAATCCTAATAACTCTTGCCTTCTCCCCAATCCCCATAAAATAAATCAGCCGAATATTGCCCCAAAACCCTGCTGCGCGCTGCTGTCCTCTTCATCAATCACGTTTATTATTTTGGCCTTTTCCTCTTCTTTGGCAGGGACGGCTACTTCCTTTGCCTTTTCAACAAGCCTAGCGCACACCTCGTCAGAGCTTTGCGCATGCACGTAAAGCAATTTGGCATCAAGTCCCACCTGCGACCCTTCCTTAACCTTGTATCCAGCCCTTGCAAAGCTGTCCTTTGCGTATGGATCTGTCTCCAGAAGCGCAGTAAGGGCGGCTTTCTTTTCAATTGGGCATGACAGGACAATTCTCATTTTATCACCGTTGAGCTAAGTTTGGTTTAAGCTAAGTTTCAACTGAATTCCGCAGGCAGTCTTTCATGCAGCTGCGGGCAGCACAATAATCCTGCGCCTAGGAATAAAAGGCTTGGCTTGAAGGAAAACCCGGCAATGGCCTGGCATTAGGAAAGCGAAATGGAATAGTCAAAGGGCGCGGCTGATGTTATTGACATATTAGCAAAACCTTTGGAAGGGTTGCAGGACTTTAGGTAAAGGCCGGTGTTGCCAAACAGCTCTATTTGGTCCGAGATATTAAGCTCAACAAATTTTTCAGGCGGCTTTTGGACAAGGATTGTGGTGCCAGTTTCGGTTGACTTGTATATTTTCACAGTGTAGGACAGGGACATGTCAGGAACGCTAAACAGTATGCTTTTCCCGTCCCTGACTTGCTGGCATGGAGTTGTGTAGGGGTAAAAAGCGACCTTCGCCCATTTGAATTGATTTTCAAGGTCATAATTTGTCTGTACAAGGGTGAAATTTACATACCCGATTGAGCTGAGCCTGCCAACCACCCAGTCTCCTTGATAAAGCTCCATTATTCTTGCCCCTGCGCCCCTTGAATCCGAAACCTCGAAAACAGCAGATGTGTTTTTTGACACTGATTTTAGGACAACGCTTAAGCCCCTGTGGATGGCGGCCTGCTCAAGCCCTATTGCGTCTGCCGGGATGGATAGCGCGCTTCTGTTTTGGCATCTGTCATTGACGCAGGCAACACCGCCAAGGCAGCCGCAGGCAGTGCAGTTGTACCCTAAGGACAGAGAATCCTGGTTGCAGTACTTTCTGTCATAAGACCCCTCATCATAGTATAGCGAGCAGCCGGAGCCTTTAAGGCGCTCAATCTTGTTCCCGCCCCAGTCAATGATGCAATATGCCTTCTTGCACACGCCATTGATTGCAGCCTCGTCAAGATTCTTGCACACGCATGCACCGCCTTCCAGCTGCCCTCCAATGCACTTGGCTTCTGGAGCCACGCCTGCGCACTGGGAGGTCTGCTTTTGGAAGTGCTCGCACTGGTAGCCGGTGTCTTTTGAGCAAACATCAACCGTGCAATCGTCAAAGTCGTCGCAGTTTGCATCGCACGACTTGCACTGGCTCCTGTCTTGTGCGTATGACCCATCTGGGCAGGCAACTTTGCTGTTTGCGCCAGGGCAGTCCTCAAGGCTGCTTACCAAAACCCCATTGGGGCATTTGTAGACAATTTTGACATCCCCGTCTATTGAGTTTGCTG
Protein-coding regions in this window:
- a CDS encoding serine protein kinase RIO is translated as MGQRESTKKRPDREFKVVKPERKIESGVFDRATLLLLSRMVNKKVFQTVDFPISTGKEADVFRATRLNDENLAVKIFRIETSSFRKMEEYLQGDPRFGGISNNKFDIVNAWARKEFKNLKICELAGVRAPRPVISMGNVLVMEFLGENGVPFSTLDKTGSLQPEQDLQMLLEDVKKLYQAGLVHSDLSQYNVIMDDRGPYMIDLGQGVVLKHPRAEDFLRRDIGNLLKYFEKYGIERDLEEVISLVKEG
- a CDS encoding glycosyltransferase family 2 protein, translating into MAIQQLQYAEYAIAFVTIFTFVFLIVAYLNNRGRMKEALGKPKRLPEVTVLVPAYNEEEYLAGTLKSLLALDYPKSKLKIVVINDGSTDGTGNVAAGFARFGVGIISKKNSGKADSLNVGLGKVRTELVATMDADSYVAPDALAKIVGHFEDRRVGAVASCVLAKSSGNFLGEIQRLEYMFTIFTRRILDFLNCVTVTPGPFSVFRTRALKKIGGYDPKSLVEDQEVALNMQQHGWKIRTAPEAMVYSETPKTFQELMGQRVRWQRGGLYNALKYRFLIGLKWGDLGVVIMPNTLLGYLFLTIVPIIVLISIMTSSIYASYLGWEGVRLSIGPLHIMAALMLLAGFAWLYYGMNEFYENERLSFPTVAVFIIAYPILLFIFWLFAAYMEVTKQAKSW